In one Bryobacteraceae bacterium genomic region, the following are encoded:
- a CDS encoding TlpA disulfide reductase family protein, whose product MIQPGSKAPEISLSTAGGSRFTLEEALAGGAVLVVFYKVSCPTCQLAMPYVDRLASGGGLRVVGVSQNSGPHAAAFGRRFGVERIEPLIDDESTGFAAANAYGISHVPTSFLIEADGTVGRAWTGFSRADLEAAGERAGVAPFRSEDRVPASKPG is encoded by the coding sequence ATGATCCAGCCAGGAAGCAAAGCGCCGGAGATTTCGCTCAGCACCGCCGGCGGGTCGCGATTCACGCTCGAAGAAGCTCTTGCCGGCGGGGCGGTGTTGGTCGTGTTCTATAAAGTGTCGTGCCCCACCTGCCAATTGGCGATGCCGTACGTGGACCGGCTGGCGTCCGGCGGCGGCCTTCGCGTGGTGGGTGTTTCGCAGAACAGCGGACCCCATGCGGCCGCGTTCGGACGGCGTTTCGGAGTGGAACGGATCGAGCCTTTGATCGACGATGAGTCGACCGGGTTCGCCGCCGCCAATGCCTACGGGATCTCACACGTGCCAACTTCGTTTCTGATCGAGGCGGATGGAACCGTCGGCCGCGCGTGGACCGGATTCTCTCGCGCCGACCTCGAAGCGGCGGGGGAGCGCGCCGGCGTGGCTCCGTTCCGGAGCGAGGATCGGGTTCCCGCCAGCAAGCCTGGTTGA
- a CDS encoding FAD-dependent oxidoreductase — translation MRLLVIGASAAGLSAATHARRLDPRLDVTVLEKSNVVSLGLCGLPYFVEGRVPDWAWLLARPPEYFSRMQIDVRTGKEAVAIRHAARRVRLAGGEELAYDKLVIACGARAEPGPEGSFSMSTLAGAIHLREHLETTKPGEARVAGGGYIGLEAVEALRARGRRVALSHAGPDLLDRADPWLTGRIVRHLERCRVEVRLNERIRAAAAGECLVWAAGLRPNVGLAAEAGVETGRSGAIRVTDRMETNLGSVYAAGDCIEVTHRVTGRPVWMPLGTTANKTGRVAGAAAAGRLERFPGIAGTSIVRVCGLGIGLTGLSEGQARQEGFQPVTAIIDARDRAAYFCGRPASVQLVADRISGRLLGGAVIGEYGVEGRVNTIATALGAGMDAEGFAGLDLAYAPPYSPPWDPLLLAGRQLLKLLN, via the coding sequence ATGCGTCTCCTGGTGATCGGCGCTTCGGCGGCCGGGCTAAGCGCCGCGACCCATGCCCGCCGGCTCGACCCTCGTCTCGACGTCACGGTACTCGAGAAATCCAACGTAGTTTCTCTGGGTCTTTGCGGGTTGCCCTATTTCGTCGAGGGCCGCGTGCCCGATTGGGCGTGGCTGCTTGCCCGGCCGCCGGAGTACTTTTCCCGGATGCAGATCGACGTTCGGACCGGCAAGGAAGCGGTCGCTATCCGTCACGCGGCGCGCCGCGTTCGTCTGGCCGGAGGGGAAGAACTCGCCTACGACAAGCTGGTGATCGCCTGCGGCGCGCGTGCCGAGCCTGGTCCGGAGGGTTCGTTTTCGATGTCGACGCTCGCCGGGGCCATCCACCTTCGGGAGCATCTCGAGACCACCAAGCCGGGCGAGGCGCGCGTGGCCGGCGGCGGATACATCGGGCTGGAGGCCGTGGAAGCTCTGCGCGCGCGGGGGCGCCGGGTCGCCCTGTCGCATGCCGGTCCGGATCTGCTCGACCGCGCCGATCCGTGGCTGACCGGGCGCATCGTGCGCCACCTCGAACGCTGCCGCGTGGAAGTGCGGCTCAACGAGCGAATTCGAGCAGCGGCCGCCGGTGAGTGCCTGGTGTGGGCGGCGGGCCTTCGGCCGAACGTGGGGCTGGCGGCCGAGGCGGGCGTCGAAACCGGCCGCAGCGGCGCCATTCGGGTCACCGATCGCATGGAGACCAATCTCGGTTCCGTGTACGCCGCCGGAGACTGCATCGAAGTGACGCATCGCGTCACGGGCCGCCCGGTGTGGATGCCGCTGGGGACCACCGCGAACAAAACGGGTCGAGTCGCCGGCGCTGCCGCCGCCGGGCGGCTTGAACGCTTCCCCGGGATCGCCGGCACATCGATCGTCCGGGTTTGCGGACTCGGCATCGGACTAACCGGCCTCAGCGAGGGGCAGGCGCGTCAGGAAGGCTTTCAGCCGGTGACGGCGATCATTGACGCCCGGGATCGCGCCGCGTATTTTTGCGGGCGTCCGGCGTCGGTTCAGCTTGTCGCCGACCGCATTTCCGGCCGCCTGCTGGGAGGCGCCGTGATCGGGGAGTACGGCGTAGAGGGCCGGGTCAACACGATTGCCACCGCCCTTGGCGCCGGTATGGATGCGGAGGGGTTCGCGGGGCTCGATCTGGCCTACGCGCCGCCATATTCGCCGCCCTGGGATCCGCTTCTCCTCGCCGGCCGCCAACTGCTGAAATTGCTAAACTGA
- a CDS encoding STAS domain-containing protein, with protein sequence MSLEIARRDTEGVAIFDLQGRLVAGVETGVLRDRIKEASDAGAVNAILNLEGVDFIDSTGLGALVICFTTLRKAGGALKLLNLSRKNVELLVLTKLTTVFEVFNDEQDAVNSFFPGREKKKFDILAFVQQNRKE encoded by the coding sequence ATGAGTCTTGAGATCGCCCGGCGCGATACCGAAGGCGTGGCCATTTTCGACCTGCAGGGCCGGTTGGTGGCCGGGGTGGAAACGGGCGTCCTGCGCGATCGAATCAAGGAAGCTTCCGACGCTGGCGCGGTGAACGCGATCCTCAACCTCGAAGGGGTGGATTTTATTGACTCCACCGGCCTTGGGGCTCTGGTGATCTGCTTCACCACGCTGCGCAAGGCCGGCGGCGCGCTCAAGCTTCTCAACCTCTCGCGGAAGAACGTGGAACTGCTGGTTCTCACCAAGCTCACCACCGTCTTTGAGGTGTTCAACGACGAACAGGACGCGGTGAACAGCTTCTTTCCGGGCCGCGAAAAAAAGAAGTTCGATATCCTCGCGTTCGTTCAACAAAACCGGAAGGAATGA
- a CDS encoding ATP-binding protein → MTPGNAGRSWGLRLRLSLVFVAFLFITILGLGLLFRQAMSSLLYSKTQDVLAEEWAAIKGFIRVRGPNIRWSYNPADPEEAAIVRRLQRLLLITDINANVIQVSDEFRLLSIDPRSELARARAVPGVIERVVSDRVGRHYLLRSGTIQEIGGNQFLLSAARPLFNEEAVVQTFTKRYFALAPILIVAMSLVAWWAAGRALEPLRTVAETAESITADNLSVAMPRRGADDELDLLIDAFNGMVARLEAAFVQMRQFTADASHELRTPLTTMRGQLEVALMTAETPEQLREAIGGAIEDIDRLGKVVRTLLQLSQAEAGQLQLHIETVDLGELARGVVERFAPIADFEDRRLTVRCARGQFIDGDRLQVDRLLSNLVSNALKYTPAGGAIHVSVNGREKRVELEVRDTGKGIAAEHLPHVFDRFFRVPDGETKPEKGLGLGLSFVAWIAKAHGATVAVESQLGAGATFRVRFPRAMAPIERPAPAAPESSPVGDRIEA, encoded by the coding sequence GTGACGCCAGGCAACGCGGGGCGCTCCTGGGGATTGCGCCTTCGCCTGTCGCTGGTTTTCGTCGCGTTTTTGTTTATCACCATCCTGGGGCTCGGATTGTTGTTCCGGCAGGCGATGAGCAGCCTGCTCTATTCCAAGACCCAGGATGTTCTCGCCGAGGAGTGGGCGGCCATCAAAGGCTTCATCCGCGTCCGCGGGCCGAATATTCGCTGGAGCTACAACCCGGCCGACCCGGAAGAAGCGGCAATCGTGCGCCGGCTGCAGCGCCTTCTTCTGATCACCGATATCAACGCCAACGTCATCCAGGTTTCCGATGAATTCCGTCTGTTGTCGATCGATCCGCGTTCGGAGTTGGCGCGGGCCCGAGCCGTGCCCGGCGTCATCGAGCGGGTGGTCTCGGATCGCGTCGGCCGCCATTACCTGTTGCGCTCCGGGACGATACAGGAGATCGGCGGCAACCAGTTCCTGCTTTCCGCCGCCAGACCCCTCTTCAACGAAGAGGCGGTGGTCCAAACCTTCACCAAGCGCTATTTCGCCCTGGCGCCGATCCTGATTGTCGCCATGAGCCTGGTGGCATGGTGGGCGGCGGGACGCGCGCTCGAGCCGCTGCGGACCGTAGCGGAAACGGCCGAGTCGATCACCGCGGACAACCTCAGCGTCGCCATGCCGCGGCGCGGCGCAGACGACGAATTGGATCTGTTGATCGACGCCTTCAACGGCATGGTGGCTCGCCTCGAAGCCGCCTTCGTGCAGATGCGGCAGTTCACCGCCGATGCTTCCCACGAACTGCGTACGCCGCTCACCACGATGCGCGGACAACTGGAGGTGGCGCTGATGACGGCGGAAACGCCGGAGCAGTTGCGCGAGGCGATCGGCGGCGCCATTGAGGATATCGACCGCCTGGGCAAAGTGGTCCGCACGCTTCTGCAATTGAGCCAGGCCGAGGCCGGCCAGTTGCAACTTCACATCGAAACCGTCGATTTGGGCGAGCTTGCCCGCGGCGTGGTGGAACGCTTTGCTCCGATCGCCGACTTCGAAGACCGGCGCCTTACGGTCCGCTGCGCGCGCGGACAGTTCATCGACGGCGACAGGCTTCAGGTGGACCGGTTGCTTTCGAATTTGGTCTCGAATGCCCTGAAATACACGCCGGCCGGCGGCGCCATCCACGTTTCGGTGAATGGGCGCGAGAAACGCGTCGAGCTCGAAGTTCGCGACACGGGGAAGGGGATCGCGGCCGAACACCTTCCGCATGTTTTCGACCGTTTCTTCCGCGTGCCGGATGGCGAGACGAAACCGGAGAAGGGCCTGGGCCTTGGCCTGAGCTTCGTAGCCTGGATCGCCAAGGCACATGGCGCCACGGTGGCCGTGGAATCGCAGCTCGGCGCCGGGGCGACGTTTCGCGTGAGATTTCCGCGCGCCATGGCGCCCATCGAAAGGCCCGCGCCTGCCGCTCCGGAATCGTCTCCGGTTGGCGATAGAATCGAAGCATGA
- a CDS encoding response regulator transcription factor → MRLLIIEDETKIADFIKRGLESAGYQVDHATTGQSGLDMAHDTDYELVILDLMLPDLDGLDVLRKFRNRKSSPTVLILSARDAIDDRVKGLELGADDYMVKPFAFVELLARVRAMIRRGTPMPERLQVGELTLDCIRRKVTRAGEVIELAPKEFSILEYMMRNPGRPLSRTMIVEHVWDVEYDGLTNIVDVYIRHLRSKIDDPYPTKMIQTIRGVGYMIESPEKFYDRSNRAERAAV, encoded by the coding sequence ATGAGACTTCTGATCATAGAAGACGAAACCAAGATCGCGGATTTCATCAAACGCGGCTTGGAGAGCGCGGGTTATCAGGTGGACCACGCCACGACCGGACAGTCCGGGCTGGACATGGCCCACGACACAGACTACGAACTTGTGATCCTCGATCTGATGCTTCCGGATTTAGACGGCCTGGACGTTCTGCGGAAGTTCCGAAACCGGAAGTCGAGCCCCACGGTGCTGATTTTGTCGGCGCGCGACGCCATTGACGATCGCGTGAAGGGCCTGGAACTGGGCGCCGACGACTACATGGTGAAGCCGTTTGCTTTCGTGGAACTGCTGGCGCGCGTGCGGGCGATGATCCGCCGCGGCACTCCGATGCCGGAGAGGCTTCAGGTGGGCGAGTTGACGCTGGACTGCATTCGCCGCAAGGTCACCCGCGCCGGCGAGGTGATCGAGCTTGCACCGAAGGAATTTTCGATCCTCGAGTACATGATGCGGAATCCGGGCCGCCCCTTGAGCCGCACCATGATCGTGGAGCACGTGTGGGACGTGGAGTACGACGGGTTGACCAACATCGTCGATGTCTACATCCGCCATTTGCGCTCAAAGATCGACGATCCGTACCCGACCAAGATGATTCAAACCATTCGCGGCGTCGGGTACATGATCGAGTCGCCCGAGAAGTTCTACGACCGGTCCAACCGGGCTGAACGGGCCGCTGTGTGA
- a CDS encoding GMC family oxidoreductase: protein MTREAPDVVIIGSGAGGGMAAWALTKAGARCTMLDAGPIVDLEKDRSLVAVHDLPYRGFGRPGRFPHVTQASEFDANMWADEQENPYTYPKDDPYYWVRIRAVGGKTLRWGRASWRLSDYEFGAKDHDGFGENWPLRLKDLAPYYDRVEPLFRVAGRNEGLPQLPDGKLLADESRDSQSVERFIASCRKLGIATTKPRRATGTLASSVNLLLPDALATGKLSLVPNAVVREISVDPDTGLANGVHFVDRRSRRDYHVKAKYVVLAASCLESTRILLNSAPRQYPNGLGNSSGTLGHYLFDQFYIKRVITAIVPEARKSAGGASRGLMGGGGYVVRFRNLKTRQKDFLRGYSYDFGSGGTPPAEMIPKYGKALFDELDEIRGASFSMTTMGEVLPRFENHVRINKDTKDAWGIPVLHIEQTYGDNERAMAADARAMAEAMCRGAGFEVLASHDRMVPPGESIHELGTCRMGSDPKTSVLNGFNRSHDVKNLYVVDGSAFVTGGAQNPTLTMLALSLRAAEHLAATK from the coding sequence TTGACTAGAGAAGCTCCCGACGTTGTCATCATTGGCTCCGGGGCCGGCGGAGGCATGGCCGCGTGGGCGCTCACCAAGGCCGGCGCGCGCTGCACGATGCTCGACGCGGGTCCGATCGTCGATCTCGAAAAGGACCGGTCCCTGGTCGCCGTCCATGACCTGCCCTACCGCGGCTTCGGACGTCCGGGGCGTTTTCCACACGTGACCCAGGCGTCGGAATTCGACGCCAATATGTGGGCCGACGAGCAGGAGAACCCGTACACCTACCCGAAGGACGATCCGTACTATTGGGTGCGTATTCGCGCCGTGGGCGGCAAGACGCTTCGCTGGGGCCGCGCGTCGTGGCGGCTTTCCGACTACGAATTCGGCGCCAAGGACCACGACGGGTTCGGCGAGAACTGGCCGCTCCGGCTGAAGGATCTGGCTCCCTACTACGACAGGGTGGAGCCCCTGTTCCGCGTGGCTGGCCGCAACGAAGGGCTGCCGCAATTGCCCGACGGCAAACTCCTCGCCGACGAATCGCGCGATTCGCAATCGGTGGAGCGGTTCATCGCATCGTGCCGGAAACTGGGCATCGCCACGACGAAACCGAGGCGCGCCACCGGGACGCTAGCCAGTTCGGTGAACCTGCTGCTTCCGGACGCGCTTGCCACCGGCAAGCTGTCGCTGGTTCCGAACGCGGTGGTGCGCGAGATCTCTGTCGACCCGGACACGGGCCTGGCAAACGGCGTCCATTTCGTCGACAGGCGTTCGCGGCGCGACTATCACGTCAAGGCAAAATACGTTGTTTTGGCGGCTTCCTGTCTGGAATCGACCCGAATTCTGCTGAATTCCGCGCCGCGGCAGTATCCGAACGGCCTCGGGAATTCGAGCGGTACGCTGGGACATTATCTGTTTGATCAGTTCTACATCAAGCGTGTCATCACAGCGATCGTTCCGGAGGCGCGCAAGTCGGCCGGCGGGGCGTCCCGGGGCCTGATGGGCGGAGGAGGGTACGTCGTTCGTTTTCGGAATCTGAAGACGCGGCAGAAGGACTTCCTGCGCGGATACTCCTATGACTTCGGTTCCGGCGGCACTCCGCCGGCGGAAATGATCCCGAAGTACGGCAAGGCCCTGTTCGACGAGCTGGACGAAATCCGCGGCGCTAGCTTCTCCATGACGACGATGGGCGAAGTACTGCCGCGGTTCGAGAATCACGTCCGCATCAACAAGGACACGAAAGACGCCTGGGGCATCCCGGTGCTGCATATCGAGCAGACGTACGGCGACAACGAACGGGCCATGGCCGCCGACGCCCGCGCGATGGCGGAAGCGATGTGCCGCGGGGCCGGGTTCGAGGTGCTGGCCTCGCACGACCGGATGGTCCCCCCGGGTGAGAGCATTCACGAACTGGGCACCTGCCGGATGGGATCGGATCCTAAGACGTCTGTCTTGAACGGATTCAACCGGTCCCATGACGTGAAGAATCTCTACGTGGTGGACGGGAGCGCCTTCGTCACCGGGGGTGCGCAGAATCCCACGCTGACGATGCTGGCGCTTTCCCTGCGGGCGGCGGAACACCTGGCCGCAACCAAATGA
- a CDS encoding gluconate 2-dehydrogenase subunit 3 family protein, whose amino-acid sequence MKRRRILQGALALPALQGAATAQTAGSSTFAVDALPKLEVTGAEAVAAGDRRFFSEAQYKALAALCDAIAPATDASPSAVSAEVPEFLDFLVHESPAGTQKLYRDGLDRVARDGATAATLAPLTQPWSYQEPADPFARFLRQAKNDILTATANSKAAAEMAREQRRRGGSGTGYYWRSLD is encoded by the coding sequence ATGAAGCGACGCCGCATTCTCCAAGGCGCGCTCGCGCTGCCTGCTCTGCAAGGCGCAGCGACCGCCCAAACCGCCGGATCGTCCACGTTCGCCGTCGACGCGCTGCCGAAGCTCGAAGTCACCGGAGCGGAGGCGGTGGCGGCCGGCGACCGCCGGTTCTTTTCAGAGGCTCAGTACAAAGCGCTCGCGGCCCTGTGCGACGCCATCGCGCCGGCCACCGATGCCAGTCCGTCGGCCGTCTCCGCCGAGGTTCCCGAGTTCCTCGATTTCCTGGTACACGAATCGCCCGCCGGGACACAGAAGCTCTATCGCGACGGGCTGGACCGCGTGGCCCGCGATGGCGCCACCGCCGCCACCCTTGCGCCGCTGACTCAACCCTGGAGCTACCAGGAGCCCGCCGATCCGTTCGCGCGTTTTCTCCGTCAGGCCAAGAACGACATCCTCACGGCCACCGCCAACTCCAAGGCCGCGGCGGAAATGGCCCGCGAGCAGCGCCGCCGCGGCGGGTCGGGCACGGGGTATTACTGGAGGTCCCTTGACTAG
- a CDS encoding ribulose-bisphosphate carboxylase large subunit family protein — translation MSNRIHARYRIETAFPIEKAAAVLAGEQSSGTFVKVPGETPELRERHAARVERIAELDAVSSPSLPGAAVPKGATNPVWRRAEIDVTWPIENLGPSIENLMATVAGNLFELQQFSGLKLTDLTLPPAFRDAYPGPGFAVAGTRRLSGVDGLPLIGTIIKPSVGLTPEATASMVAQLAEGGIDFIKDDELQADGPHCPFADRVDAVMRVLRNHRDRTGKLVMYAFNVSGGVDAMRRRHDLVEAAGGSCVMVSVNGVGLAGVDALRRHSRLPIHGHRNGWGMFDRSPHIGMSYLAYQKFWRLAGVDHLHVNGLRNKFCESDESVMASARECLRPMFPDAPGFEIMPVFSSGQTAKQAHDTYRLLGSTDLIFACGGGIVAHPGGIGAGVRAVRTAWQAAVAGVSLEAAAKESRELTEAIAAFGGRG, via the coding sequence ATGAGCAACCGCATCCATGCCCGATACCGGATAGAAACCGCATTCCCGATCGAGAAAGCCGCCGCGGTGCTCGCCGGCGAGCAATCTTCCGGCACGTTCGTCAAAGTGCCGGGCGAAACTCCGGAACTCCGGGAACGCCACGCCGCCCGGGTGGAACGGATCGCCGAACTCGACGCCGTTTCCTCCCCGTCGCTTCCCGGAGCCGCGGTTCCCAAGGGGGCGACGAATCCGGTGTGGCGCCGCGCTGAGATCGACGTCACGTGGCCAATAGAAAACCTCGGTCCGTCGATCGAGAACCTGATGGCCACCGTGGCCGGAAACCTCTTCGAGCTGCAACAGTTCTCCGGCCTGAAGCTCACCGACCTGACGCTTCCGCCCGCCTTCCGCGACGCCTACCCCGGCCCCGGCTTCGCCGTCGCCGGCACCCGGCGGCTCTCGGGCGTCGATGGGCTGCCGCTCATCGGTACGATCATCAAGCCGAGCGTCGGGCTGACGCCGGAGGCCACCGCGTCGATGGTGGCGCAGCTCGCCGAGGGCGGTATCGATTTCATCAAGGACGACGAACTCCAGGCGGACGGCCCGCACTGCCCGTTCGCGGACCGCGTCGACGCCGTGATGCGCGTCCTGCGCAATCATCGCGATCGTACCGGGAAGCTCGTGATGTACGCCTTCAACGTGAGCGGCGGCGTGGACGCGATGCGGCGCCGTCACGACCTCGTCGAAGCGGCCGGCGGCAGTTGCGTGATGGTGAGCGTGAACGGCGTGGGGCTGGCGGGCGTCGACGCGTTGCGGCGGCACTCGCGACTGCCGATTCACGGGCACCGCAATGGATGGGGCATGTTCGACCGCTCGCCGCACATCGGCATGAGCTATCTCGCCTATCAGAAGTTCTGGCGTCTGGCCGGCGTCGACCACTTGCATGTGAACGGGCTGCGCAACAAATTCTGTGAGTCCGATGAATCGGTGATGGCGTCGGCGCGGGAATGCCTGCGGCCCATGTTTCCGGACGCGCCGGGCTTCGAGATCATGCCCGTATTTTCGTCGGGCCAGACGGCGAAGCAGGCGCACGACACGTATCGCCTTTTGGGCTCCACCGATCTGATCTTCGCCTGCGGCGGCGGCATCGTGGCGCATCCGGGCGGCATCGGCGCGGGTGTCCGTGCTGTGCGGACGGCCTGGCAGGCGGCGGTGGCGGGGGTCAGTCTCGAAGCGGCGGCGAAGGAGAGCCGCGAACTCACCGAGGCGATCGCGGCGTTCGGGGGACGCGGATGA